DNA sequence from the Acipenser ruthenus chromosome 8, fAciRut3.2 maternal haplotype, whole genome shotgun sequence genome:
agttcatatttacaaatattacaaaaatacaaaatagatgCAAATCCATAAACCAGTAACTTTTCAGCCAGAATGAACTGGTTCTAGTACCAAAACAGTTACACTGTAACcttcttttactttattatttatttaatttaattttttacacAAGTAATCAAACCTTTATTTTTCTTACATCTGCACTCATCTGACATCCTTTGGCAAAGCATATACTGCACCCTTCCACCTTGCACACTCAAATATGAACTATGTCATTGAATGGAAAGTCAATCAGTCTGAAAGGAAATCCTATATAAATAACTTAAGGTACAGCAAGAAAAAACTTCAAAAAGTCATCTACATcagtgcaattattattatttttttatatgttaaCAAACTCGTTTCCCATTGTGCACCCTGTTAAAAAGATGGCAGTTACAACAGACCTAAGATAGCTCTCAATTAAAATATATCGAAATTTTTCCTTAACTGTCTTTTACTTATGTGATATGTGTAAGGCAGCATGACCGATGTTTCTGCcccatttaaatgtatattttctcaATCCAAGGCTTTCATTAATTGAAAAAGTATAGCTCTGctctggatatgtcagcactatAGTGCTGTTAAATATCAAATGCCATACATTGACAATACCATGGCTATATCAGTCTTGTCATTTTGATATAATCCACTCCTAAATCACTAGTGAGTTGTTGaatttacaatatttaaaagcaaatacatttgacCCTAAAAATACTACTAGCAGTGCCCTGTGCTAAGCTAGAACATATTGCATATGGGTTGATTTTTGTATTGGCTGTGGGACATTGAAATCTAAACTGTAAGCAACAGAAGTTTATCAACAGTAATGACTGACTAACACAAAAAGCAACCCTGTACATTTCAGATAAATCCAGTAATGGGCACATAACTAGGTTACAAACAACTAGATTAAATACTTGTTAGccagtttatttttgaaagataTTGATATTGTTTAAGATGGagctgggttttgttttttaaataaagcttttatttttctattttccgTAAATACTCTCTTAACAAAATAAGTCTCTAGATAAAATATCTGGTCATTAAAAATATTTCCTTTCTTATTAGGATTTGATATACCTATTTGTATGATGTATGAGAGTATGTAAACTCTTAAAACCTGGAATTAATTTTTAATAGTAAGTAGAAAGCTAAATAAATCTAAATTGAGGCCTTTGTTAAACCCTATATTGACAAAAGCAAAAAAACTTCTGTTCTTGACTATTTCCTAAAAGCAACGTTTAGCAATATagggttaaattattattattttttatatatatattttttaaaataacaaccacAGATGATCGTATGCATTTTAAAAGTTCAATTATACTGTCTCCCTTTCACTAAATGTTTTAGTACTGCAAGTATATTAACCCTTCCCCTGCCAGAGAGCGTCTTAAAATCCCTCCTTCAGAATTACAGCTTTTATAGTCACAAAAGACAGAGGGGGCCGTTGGTTGGAACAGCAGACGCTTTAATGGACAGGCATCTATTAGTCACTGATATGAGGGGGAGGAGTTAACACCAATCCACATGTTGGGattatcttttgtttttatttttcactttccaCTTCCAATACTTCATACTCACACCaataaacacaagcacaaaagTCCCTTTAAACATTAATATCTCTTTCCTTCTCTTTATTCTCCAGTTCTTGAACTAGCCTTTGTGCACCAGTACTTCTTAGATCACCTTTGTATAGACTTAACTCTGTCACTCACATAACATAGCACAATCCTTCCCCTCAATGTTGCGCCCAACTTTCCTCTGCCCTCATGTTAAAAAAACACCCCTAAAAAAAGTTTGCCCAGTGTAGTCACTAAACAGATAATCCCACTCtagtttacaataaaaaaaaaacactatcaaacatttttttttttttacaattatttagTTTACCGCTGGAAATATAATTTTTAATGAATTCTTTACGTAATGGAATTTAAATTTTGCTTTAATAACTCAATTGGTTCTATTGCATGCTGTGGATGAACAGGTTTGAAAATTATGAACAGACAGAACATTTGTTTGTCAGAGTATGCTCCTAAAGAGCCGTGGTTTTAATGAATGTAGCATATACTGGCTTCACAGCTTTTTCCTCCGTTAGCTTGCACAGTGTTATTTCTGCAGTTCTCTgactgcttatatatatatatatattaaatttttAAATTTTCCTAGCTTAACATTATATTTACCAGAAAGCAAATAACACCAAACCCAAATTAACAGTGTGAACAATTGCAAAGGTATTCATAGAATACATTCTAATATTTGATAATAGTTCCCAACCACACACATGTTGTCAGATACATTAAGTAAAAGTAACAGTTGGCAGCAGTAAAGTTCACGCTTAAAAGGTGAATTCTATTTTGTTAAGAAAATATTTAGATACTTTTTGAACCTCTTAAAGGGACACtttatataatgtacattttctaGTATTTAATGTCTTAATATCCTAGTATGTGTATTCTGAGTGACTCTCGTTTGCTGTTTTCACTtaaatcattatttgccatgcatACAAACTATTTTAGCAAGTTTTGTTTGGagaaagtgaggtggggaagcacatACATGAAGTACTTAAGAGAAGCAATGTGCACTCAAGCTTGTGCAATGCTGATATCCTTCCCCAACCCACTTCCTGACAATCAGCCTTGAGCAATCTTTTCGGAAGCGATCTTTTCAGAATCTTTAATTAATAAGCATGTCAAATAACAATCAAAGCggaaacagaaaattatacatAATCCACATAATACAATATTAAAGAGGTAAGAAATTATTTTTTAGGAACATATTGACAATATCCCTTTAACTGTTGAAACACCAAGGAACATACACTGCAcactttgttttgttattgacaTTTGTAAGATAAAAAAAGGACAACCAAACCttttcacaaaaagaaaaacactactTTCATTATCTACAGAAGGTTCTATAACCCGCTCCTGTTGTGTGTACAACAATTCATGACAGAACAGAACCAGCTAACCCTGAAAACCTAATTGGGTAAGTGTAAGTCTCAGGCAATGACAATGAATCTAGATTCCAGGttcaactttctttttttatatacaagggAAATTATCTTCAAATAAGATAATGACAGGGTGTACCCATAACGACTGTATAAGTATCAAGTGCAAAGAACTCATAGGTTTGAAAACCTAATATCTTCAAATATATTGAATTGTGTGTAGTAATATGAAATGATTAAGGGTTGTGAATGCATGCAGTGTTGAGGACCcataattacagtacaaaaaagttgcagtttgttttttttttcattctggtatatattttttttgatttTTCACAAAGGCTACCAGGTTCTGTTCTTTAGATTAAGTATGGCtccctgtaaataaatgtacatatgtCTCCTGATTTTAGTATTAGGACTGCAATGATATTCTTTTAGACATTAGAAACTTATTTTTTACTTTCCTAACTTTAACAGGACCAacttcttcagaaaaaaaacagtattgcCAGTTGTTACAACTAATATTATAAGACAGATCCGATTTTCCCcctgtattcctttttttttttaaaagtcagcaATCAgtcacttaattaaaaaaaaaaatcatacaaattAGTaacagttccttttttttttttttttttacatgtcttTAAAATATGCACAATAGGTAGTCACAATTCTGAGGAAACTGACCTCTTTCTCACTCACAAccagttaaaaaaatgtagatatggtaatatctatctatctgtctatctatgaGGAACTCTGAGAGGACCTGTCATCGTGAGGACTACCGTCTGAATTTTCTGTCTCCCCCTCAGAGATGGCCTGCATCGGCGTGGTGTAGAGCCGGCTGCGCATGCTGTAGCGGCTGCTGTTAGCTGCAGGGGGCACTCGGGAACGGCCCTGCCTGGAGGAAGCAGACATGGGAAAGGTTTTGGGGGAGAATCCTTCTGCGTTCATTTTCGGTGATGGGGGCGGTGGCTGATCGGCTGTTGGCTGGGGCTGCTGGAGATGAGAAAACTCCTCTGGATGTTTGGGTACATCCATGCTCAGGTCGCCGGGGGACTTGGATGCGATGGGGCTTTTCAGGATCTCTGTGGCCGACATCCTGTAGCTGGAGTCTGTGCGGCTGCCCTtcttcagcagcagcagtttGAACTCCTCGTTGGAGGTGCTGCTTTTTTTGGCACTCCTGTAAATGGGTCCTGGTGCTCTCTGGGAGGTGGTGGGGGTGCCCGGCGTAACCGGGGTAACCGGTGTTCCCGGTGAACTGGCCGATGAAGCACTCAATCGGTTTCGGCCCATCTCTCCAGAGTCCTTCCTTCCAAGCACCTTTCTTTTGGAtctataaagaaaaacaataaaatatatacaccATAACTAGCATATTAAAATGTCTTATTTTAAGTTGGTTCCCTACATGGCTACAGCTAGACAAACAGTTGGGAATAGCTTTGAAATGAAATTGATTTACACATGTCCAATGGTTTATTCAGCTGTAGTAAATATGGCAAGTACACAATTGAAGCACAGTATACTTAACATGTTTACTACAACTGGATAATTCACTGCACATATGCAAAGCTTACTATAGTTTTACAGGGagctttattttactgtaaaatatgtaactataaatagtatttttttatgtaaacatcCAACAGTTTCTAAAATAATGATATAACTAAAATGATTACAATGACATCAAATTTGAATTGCATAAAGGGTTTAGttaactgtatatatttgtaGTTGACTGacttaaattgttttcttttttacacaaTTGGCTACGACACTAACCATGCCAATACCAGGAGTGCAGATGCCACGGAACagaccaatttatttatttaaatcattcatTTCTAAGAATAAATTTGGTATTTTAACAGAGCAGAAGAACCAATAAGTCACGTGCTTTATGCCCCCTCTGCTGGTAAAtgtattgtactgcatttaaacCGACCTGTGAATCATGGCAAAAAGATCTTCTGTGGTTCGTAGTCTGTTAGGAGATATAAAAACACTGTCATCCTCAGACTTTGTATCTTCACTCAGTGGAGAAAGTGAGTTGTCACTCGGAGAAGATTCTAGGAAACAGAAATGGCTTATTGGACACAGCTGAAAAGAGCATTATTAACCTGATACTCATTGAAAGGAGTATTTCAAGCAACACTTTTTCaattagtaaaacaaaacaaaaaaaaaaatggtaatacCCAACTGAAAAATTTGGCTTGATAATcaatatgtattatatatgtattttaattaagaTTCATATATGTCATATAATAGCTAGAAAGAAAGAATAGATGCACAAAATCCCCCTGGTAGCCTAATTTGAGACAGTTTCACTATATGTGATTATGCAAACATATTGAAATATAATGCAGATATTAATAAAAGTATTTGACACTAAAAATGTTTAACTGACTTAATTAATATAACTGCATAATGTTTCAAGGTAGATGGTGTTTACTGTACTGTTTCTGAATTCTGACAAGACAGCATGACCTTACTTTTTAATAAACCTTACTCTCAGTTCAGGTGCTTGTTGAGAAATTTTTCAGATTTACGCACCTTTGCTGAATGAATCATCAGTGTCCGGCGTTGTCCCCTCTTCCCTGCTGTCCTCTGAGGCACTTCTGGTAGGAACACCTGATGTCACTTCATATTCCTGTTCTCTACTACTTGTATCACTGATTGTGTAAGCTTGAGATGTTTCTGATTGATAAGTTACAATTACAGGCACTTTGTCAAAACTGTTGCAAGAATCAAAGTCAAGCTTCTTCGCTATATTGTTGGGAGCAGGAAGCAAACACGTTTTCGTCAGACACACTAATGGCATTTCAGTGGCCAGCTCATGTATTGATGGCTGGTTGTGCACTGTTGCCTGGCTGTTACTAGGAAACAGGTTCTTTGAAGCGATCATCTCTTGTTCTTCTTCTTCGGGGTGTGCTGCATTCCCAGACAGCCCTGTGCAGTCATCTGGGCCCTTCAGAAGATCATTCCCTGGATGATCTACCTCAGTCTGTAATGGCGACTTTAGTAACAGATTGTCTGCCGTGCGTGACGAGTCTGTAAGGGGTTCATTTGTTGCTGCCCCTAAGGGTTCAGACACTACTTTCTCTTGCTTATATTTAGTGTTGTCCTGAAATGCTACATCCCTACATGAGGGTCCATCTCCTGGGGTTAACAGCATTAGAGAGGACTCCTGAGAACGGGAATCAAAGGGTCGGAAGGACCCAGGCGGTTTCTTTGATTCAGGCGACTTGATTATACTGGGCGGGGTGACGATTGTCACAGGGCATTTCAGTTTTGTGTTAGCCTCAGCTCTGAGCTTATCTTGGTTGCCCTCATTGGGCTTGTAGACAGACCGCAGCTGGACTGATCGGAGCACAGTGGGGGTGATGGCGAGAGGAGTTGAAGGGCTGGAGCTCGATGCTTCAGAagacgctgctgctgctgcagctgccactgccgctgctgctgctgctgctgcagctttctgCTTGTTTTGATGGAGTATGTGCATCTGGTTTCTGTGAGCTGAAGGCTTGTTGTTAACACTGTGAAGAGCACTTAGGTCGAGATGGGTCGGAGGTATAATTGGTAGCTCAAGGTCTTTACTATATGAAGCACTTCTGTCTCTGGAGGAaggcggctgctgctgctgggaagACAGCGAAGACTTCCTCTCTGGGACTTTGGGCTTCCTCTTGCTGCTAGTCGGAGACAAGGGCCCTGGAAAGAAAGCTGAGGGAAAGGAAGAGGTTGGTGTTTCAGATTGACTAGAGTACCCACTAGATGGCGATGCCAAGCCAGCCAGCTTTTCGGGAGAGACgagtttaaactcattttctaCTGACGGAAGAGATGGCGTTGTGGCCCTCGATCCCGAATGGGATGTCTGTGATTCTGAGCTCTCTGGTGACTTGATGCACTCAATGACTGTTGTACCAGTAGCAGTGCTGGAGTTGGACAACGATCGGTAGGGGTCATTGGATTTCAAGTCATTCAGGAGCCAGAGATCTGCATAGTCAGACTGTACAGCACCTTCATTTTTAAAGGAATGGTTATCCATTGAGCCAAATGTAGTGGAATCTGTCAACTCTTCTTCATTCGCAATTTCCCAGGGCTCTACTGGTTTGTCGCCTGAAGTGGGGTTCTCCAAGTGGCCTGGGGAGCTGGCCAAGTCAAGCTGAAGTTTCATTTCCCTGGAAGACAAAGGCAGGTGCTGCCCGCTGTTTATCTTTGGTTCTTTCGTGTCAGGAACGCTTGCACCTCTGCTTGTTTTCTTCAATGACGAGCTGCGTTTTGGTGGGGCTGGCTTTGCCTTTGGTTTTTTAAAGGAAAGACTCTGCCTTCCTGGTGACCTGTGGCCCGGGTAGTCTTGCTGACAATATCCGCCCATACCAGGTGCAACATTTATGCTCTGGCCGCATTCAGGGCCCATGGCTGCATAGTTATAAATGTAGCTTTTGTTAGCTTTAAAACCACAGTCAAAGTGCATGGAGGTATAGTAGCCTTCTGTGTCGACAGAGTAGTGGGAGCTTGTGTCTGCTTTCTCGGACACTGGCTTATCTGTAAAGCTTTCGTAGGTGGCCATGCTTGTGAAACTCGGACACTCTAAGCCTCCCTCATCATCCCTGGAACGAGGAGGGCTAAAATCCTGATGGCAGGACTTGCCATGCTGATGGTGCAGGTAGTTCCATTCGTTGTCACTCGCATTGCTCATGATGGGGTCATCCAGCAGGTCCGTTACTGTCGAGGTAAAGGAACTCGCCCTATGGCCTCTGACTTTGTCTGTCTGGTAAGGGTCTATTATGAAGCCAGTGGGGTCATCGCTGGCGTGGGCAGCTATGTTCAGCGACAACTCCGAATCACAGTGTGAAGATCCCGTCAGGGGAGGGGAAGCAGCAGGGGGGATGGTCTCTGAAGTCTGTGAAGGGCAAGTGGAGCTACTTCCACTCCAGTTGCCGCTGGAGGACTGGTGATCCTCTTTGTGGTCTATCTGGCTTCCCAGCACTCCTGTTGTGGAAATGGAGTGAATGGGGCTGCTGAAAGTATCTGAGCTGGACGAAATCTCACAGCTTCCCATATCTGCTTTCCTGGGAAGCCTAGACCTCCCTCTTTCATTCCAGTTGTGGTCTGGGCTGCTGACGTGTTGTTTGCACTTTAGACCAACCAGCTGGTGTTCTGGCATAGTTTGGTCGTCTGTGCTTTCTTCCTCCTCCTTCATGGCCCTTTCGGGTCCTGGCAGGAACTCCTCAGCTTCGTAAGGCGACAGCTCTTCATTGCTGTCGTGGTCTTCATCCACGACTCTACCCCCTTCACGGGGAAGGCTGCGCGAGCGGAGACGGCTGCCCACTGAGGCTGTAAACATGGGATCAGAGTTGTCTGGCAGCGCTGTAATGTTGCCGGTGGAGTGCGAGAGGGAGGCTGGGATAACTTGACCTCTCTGGGCTCGGATCCGTCTTCGGGAGGGTGCAGAGATCAGAATATCCTCCGTCTGGCAGCCTGAGTCCCTTGTGCAAGAACGGCCATTCAGCTCTTCGCGGCACAGGGAGAAGTCTGGATTTGTGTGCACAATAACGTTTCTGTCTCTCGCCACCGGAGATTCGTCAGAATCTGGGGAAATGAAGGGCAGGAAGTAAGAGAAGTCTGTGAGAGGCAGCTCTTTTTCTTATTACCAGTGTGATAGTAGATCTTATAAAATAGGGAACCCAAGGGTCAGCTGACCAGATAGTGGCTGAAGGGGTGCTTTGTCTAACCCAGGGGAATACAAAGATCTGATTCTTAATTTATGGTTTTGCTGTACAGATTAATGTATACAGTGCTCTCTTGGTATTTTGCTGTCTGACACAACAATTACCCTTACTGTTAACACGGCCTAACCGTGAATTAATCAAATTTGTTATCGAATACATAAACTAAATCACATTAATACACATTTAGATTGGAAAATTATTTCACAATTAGTCTAAGAAGATCTAATTTATGTACTTACGTTGCTGGGGCAAAATTACATGACTGGGATAAATGTTTAGACAGGCCAAATTTTGACAATGTAGCTAAGGGCAGTTACAGTTAGACCTTACCTATTTCTTGCTGCACTCGTCTGGGAATGCCTGAGATGGTTTTTCTTCTCCTTAACTTCCGTCTCCTCTGTAGCACTGATTGAGAATGAACAAGAGAACAACGGACACTGGCTTCTCTGTCAAAACCAACCCCTGCAATCAAACAACACACTTAATGAATCTGTGGGGCACAACTTGCAACATCACTTGCATGCTTGCAGATACcttaaaattaattttcattCCAATTGCATTACATCATACTCATTACTCTGTGCTGAACACTTTGGAGATTCAACCGGGAATACACATTCACTTTCAATGAGCAACTTTGTTGGAACTCACCCTGACTAAGCAACCATTTATAGAACAAAACCACATTTTCTCTTGATTCATCACAGCCAAGGGTAAATAAAATCTCACACCGTTATTAAGATTCTAACATGGTTAATTTGCATTCATGCAACAAAGTCgcttgccattttgttttgtttttttcttctgtttcctGGCAAACACAACCCATTTTGGACAGTGCTGCTTTTCAGTTGTCAAGCCATgacttgcttttttgtttttgttcttacaACATTGATCATCAGGGCAGTTAACTTCATGAAGCCAAGCAGCACTTAAACAtgatagatcttttatttaatttaaagcagTCTTTGTAGGGTGCTCTTACAAAGATGAGAACTACAGAGACTCTTTCAGTTGAATCACtagaacaggttttttttatatgtatttagaGGATATGTTTATAGCAAGTGTTTTCTTACTTCTACTCTCTAATCTCACCATTGCCATACATTCAATCTTATATTCAATATATTTCAATGATGGAAAATGAAGCTTAAGCAAAGTACCCAGTGCCTAGGTTTGTCTCTGTGCACCAGGTATTTTCCCCCATGTACATGGAACTGCTGCTTGTCAATGACAATGCATTACTTGTGAAAACCTGCAAAAATCCACATGTGCATGCACCACAATCCCTCCCTCACCGTGATTTAAAATGATGTAGAAAATATGTTTCTGATACTAGAAACTTCAGTAAGTACATCTACATGCACTTAGTATTTTGCATTCTGCAGGAGGACGCATATGGACTACGTATTCTGCATACTGTGTTTGCAAATGGAATATGCCATTTCTGTAGAATTTCCTGTTTACATATAACTTTGATAGTATGCTGAATACTGAGCATGATAACAATTTCTCTTCAGTGTGCATTTCTGCACTGTCTTCTAGGAGAGCTCCACCAGTATGCAAAAGAGACTTTTAGTATCCTCTGTATACCACCAAGCAAATTCGCCATACTCTTATTCTGAATATGGCTGATCATATTCAGAATATTCAGTTGATATGAATTTTCCATTCTACATAAGTATTCTTCATAATCATAATTTAAATAGCACGTATTAAATTCTTAATTTTCTTATTTATAACCCCACCTGAAAATAAGAAGTAATATTTAtcttaatactttaaatacaatgtATATGTTTGTAATAATTACCAAGAAAATCAGCAAATTTACCAGTGACATTAATGGGAATAATGCACGATGATATCACTTGGGACTCTATTCTCATTTTCTCATCTGGGGTCGGTAGAGGTAGCGCTTTTGACCAGTTGGTCTGCTTATCCAGTGTCGAGGGGATATTAGGTACTGGGCATTTTGGTCTGTGACCTAATGCAATGACATCAGTGTCTTGGTCTGCTGGTGGAACAGCCTGAAATAAATGTAAACAACAGTTATTTGTGTTACAAAGTAATTTGTTTTCTACAAAATGTGTCGTGGTTGGGAAGAGTGATGCcttgttgtgcaaaaaaaaaaaagaaaaaaacccagaattgattctagtttttaatttaaaaaaaatgtaataaacaaaagcaaatgtggggaaatatttattttgactCAATTTTACAAGCCCACCTCCCTCCGTCCCAAACCAGAAGTTTATTGATTTGGCATGACATGAAAAAAATCCTACAAATTGTGCTGGAAATCATCTGCTGGGTACTGACTTCCCTAACACTCCATATTCAGTTTTAGACTTCAAATGTGGAAGTC
Encoded proteins:
- the LOC117407258 gene encoding actin remodeling regulator NHS-like isoform X4: MPFAKRNVEPQLLCRHAIPNDEGLLFEDLCTINNVSLSRTLRQLSDLAKHACSLFQELENEIIFTNKRVWVLQSKIGRIQQSAGSLDPKQEAVPVSNLDVESKLTVHYQAPWYQQRNVFHPSSRPPCVEELHRHAKQNLRALHRDQQQRQRANSRERRVTISISVAPPMPTFPSPRTLRRREHRSRHIRTERPTKDVEIQQMQRKFHSTRSSSPTQCCHLTPWSRKAVPPADQDTDVIALGHRPKCPVPNIPSTLDKQTNWSKALPLPTPDEKMRIESQVISSCIIPINVTGVGFDREASVRCSLVHSQSVLQRRRKLRRRKTISGIPRRVQQEIDSDESPVARDRNVIVHTNPDFSLCREELNGRSCTRDSGCQTEDILISAPSRRRIRAQRGQVIPASLSHSTGNITALPDNSDPMFTASVGSRLRSRSLPREGGRVVDEDHDSNEELSPYEAEEFLPGPERAMKEEEESTDDQTMPEHQLVGLKCKQHVSSPDHNWNERGRSRLPRKADMGSCEISSSSDTFSSPIHSISTTGVLGSQIDHKEDHQSSSGNWSGSSSTCPSQTSETIPPAASPPLTGSSHCDSELSLNIAAHASDDPTGFIIDPYQTDKVRGHRASSFTSTVTDLLDDPIMSNASDNEWNYLHHQHGKSCHQDFSPPRSRDDEGGLECPSFTSMATYESFTDKPVSEKADTSSHYSVDTEGYYTSMHFDCGFKANKSYIYNYAAMGPECGQSINVAPGMGGYCQQDYPGHRSPGRQSLSFKKPKAKPAPPKRSSSLKKTSRGASVPDTKEPKINSGQHLPLSSREMKLQLDLASSPGHLENPTSGDKPVEPWEIANEEELTDSTTFGSMDNHSFKNEGAVQSDYADLWLLNDLKSNDPYRSLSNSSTATGTTVIECIKSPESSESQTSHSGSRATTPSLPSVENEFKLVSPEKLAGLASPSSGYSSQSETPTSSFPSAFFPGPLSPTSSKRKPKVPERKSSLSSQQQQPPSSRDRSASYSKDLELPIIPPTHLDLSALHSVNNKPSAHRNQMHILHQNKQKAAAAAAAAAVAAAAAAASSEASSSSPSTPLAITPTVLRSVQLRSVYKPNEGNQDKLRAEANTKLKCPVTIVTPPSIIKSPESKKPPGSFRPFDSRSQESSLMLLTPGDGPSCRDVAFQDNTKYKQEKVVSEPLGAATNEPLTDSSRTADNLLLKSPLQTEVDHPGNDLLKGPDDCTGLSGNAAHPEEEEQEMIASKNLFPSNSQATVHNQPSIHELATEMPLVCLTKTCLLPAPNNIAKKLDFDSCNSFDKVPVIVTYQSETSQAYTISDTSSREQEYEVTSGVPTRSASEDSREEGTTPDTDDSFSKESSPSDNSLSPLSEDTKSEDDSVFISPNRLRTTEDLFAMIHRSKRKVLGRKDSGEMGRNRLSASSASSPGTPVTPVTPGTPTTSQRAPGPIYRSAKKSSTSNEEFKLLLLKKGSRTDSSYRMSATEILKSPIASKSPGDLSMDVPKHPEEFSHLQQPQPTADQPPPPSPKMNAEGFSPKTFPMSASSRQGRSRVPPAANSSRYSMRSRLYTTPMQAISEGETENSDGSPHDDRSSQSSS
- the LOC117407258 gene encoding actin remodeling regulator NHS-like isoform X2: MPFAKRNVEPQLLCRHAIPNDEGLLFEDLCTINNVSLSRTLRQLSDLAKHACSLFQELENEIIFTNKRVWVLQSKIGRIQQSAGSLDPKQEAVPVSNLDVESKLTVHYQAPWYQQRNVFHPSSRPPCVEELHRHAKQNLRALHRDQQQRQRANSRERRVTISISVAPPMPTFPSPRTLRRREHRSRHIRTERPTKDVEIQQMQRKDRPVRDVEFQPIQRKERPVRDIEFQQIQRKAVPPADQDTDVIALGHRPKCPVPNIPSTLDKQTNWSKALPLPTPDEKMRIESQVISSCIIPINVTGVGFDREASVRCSLVHSQSVLQRRRKLRRRKTISGIPRRVQQEIDSDESPVARDRNVIVHTNPDFSLCREELNGRSCTRDSGCQTEDILISAPSRRRIRAQRGQVIPASLSHSTGNITALPDNSDPMFTASVGSRLRSRSLPREGGRVVDEDHDSNEELSPYEAEEFLPGPERAMKEEEESTDDQTMPEHQLVGLKCKQHVSSPDHNWNERGRSRLPRKADMGSCEISSSSDTFSSPIHSISTTGVLGSQIDHKEDHQSSSGNWSGSSSTCPSQTSETIPPAASPPLTGSSHCDSELSLNIAAHASDDPTGFIIDPYQTDKVRGHRASSFTSTVTDLLDDPIMSNASDNEWNYLHHQHGKSCHQDFSPPRSRDDEGGLECPSFTSMATYESFTDKPVSEKADTSSHYSVDTEGYYTSMHFDCGFKANKSYIYNYAAMGPECGQSINVAPGMGGYCQQDYPGHRSPGRQSLSFKKPKAKPAPPKRSSSLKKTSRGASVPDTKEPKINSGQHLPLSSREMKLQLDLASSPGHLENPTSGDKPVEPWEIANEEELTDSTTFGSMDNHSFKNEGAVQSDYADLWLLNDLKSNDPYRSLSNSSTATGTTVIECIKSPESSESQTSHSGSRATTPSLPSVENEFKLVSPEKLAGLASPSSGYSSQSETPTSSFPSAFFPGPLSPTSSKRKPKVPERKSSLSSQQQQPPSSRDRSASYSKDLELPIIPPTHLDLSALHSVNNKPSAHRNQMHILHQNKQKAAAAAAAAAVAAAAAAASSEASSSSPSTPLAITPTVLRSVQLRSVYKPNEGNQDKLRAEANTKLKCPVTIVTPPSIIKSPESKKPPGSFRPFDSRSQESSLMLLTPGDGPSCRDVAFQDNTKYKQEKVVSEPLGAATNEPLTDSSRTADNLLLKSPLQTEVDHPGNDLLKGPDDCTGLSGNAAHPEEEEQEMIASKNLFPSNSQATVHNQPSIHELATEMPLVCLTKTCLLPAPNNIAKKLDFDSCNSFDKVPVIVTYQSETSQAYTISDTSSREQEYEVTSGVPTRSASEDSREEGTTPDTDDSFSKESSPSDNSLSPLSEDTKSEDDSVFISPNRLRTTEDLFAMIHRSKRKVLGRKDSGEMGRNRLSASSASSPGTPVTPVTPGTPTTSQRAPGPIYRSAKKSSTSNEEFKLLLLKKGSRTDSSYRMSATEILKSPIASKSPGDLSMDVPKHPEEFSHLQQPQPTADQPPPPSPKMNAEGFSPKTFPMSASSRQGRSRVPPAANSSRYSMRSRLYTTPMQAISEGETENSDGSPHDDRSSQSSS